The Lacrimispora xylanolytica genome has a segment encoding these proteins:
- a CDS encoding guanylate kinase, with protein MGKIFYVMGKSASGKDTIYKRLLEMQPHLKQVVLYTTRPIRQGEKDGKEYYFTSEDRLKQLREEGKIIEERTYQSILGPWTYFTVDDGQIDVNSDDSYLMIGTLESYEKTRNYYGAGIMVPIYIEVEDGKRLLRALEREDKQKEPKYAELCRRYLADEEDFKEDNLARCGIERRFLNDDLEMCLRDILDVVRE; from the coding sequence ATGGGAAAGATTTTTTACGTGATGGGGAAGAGCGCTTCTGGTAAGGACACCATTTATAAGCGGTTGCTGGAAATGCAGCCCCATCTGAAACAGGTTGTTTTATATACCACCAGACCGATTCGGCAGGGAGAAAAAGACGGGAAAGAATATTATTTTACTTCTGAGGATAGGTTGAAGCAGTTGCGAGAGGAAGGTAAGATCATTGAAGAGAGGACATATCAGTCTATTTTGGGTCCGTGGACTTATTTTACGGTTGATGACGGACAGATTGATGTGAATAGTGATGACAGCTATCTGATGATTGGTACCTTGGAATCCTATGAGAAAACAAGGAATTATTATGGGGCTGGTATCATGGTTCCTATTTATATTGAAGTGGAAGACGGGAAACGTCTGTTGAGGGCTCTTGAAAGGGAAGATAAACAGAAAGAGCCTAAATATGCAGAGCTTTGCAGGCGGTATCTGGCTGATGAAGAGGATTTTAAAGAGGATAATTTAGCTAGATGCGGAATTGAGCGAAGATTCTTGAATGATGATTTGGAAATGTGTCTCAGAGATATTTTGGATGTAGTAAGGGAGTAA
- a CDS encoding aminotransferase class I/II-fold pyridoxal phosphate-dependent enzyme: MIERPRLLERLMDYSKSDFYPFHMPGHKRQYGNNEIRKFPNPFSIDITEIEGFDNLHRPEGILKDSLEWASEVYGADKTYYLVNGSSCGILSAISAAVSNRGKILMSRNCHKSAFHGVFLKQLEVKYIYPQMMPELGLQGGILAEDVEELLKTNPEAEAVLVVSPTYDGVVSDIKAIADVVHRFGIPLIVDEAHGAHFAFGRVDEFPVSALELGADVVIQSLHKTLPSLTQTAILHVRKGYIDLEKLDRYIHMYQTSSPSYVFMASIENCIVYMDGEGRKKLGEFSESLTRMRRRLEGMKHLTLLSDEIIGQYGVYDMDLSKVIVSTRNIVWSGNQLSDVLRKEYHLEMEMCGADYVTAITTLEDTEEGLQRLCSALLELDDQLGARSGSGSISLQEAGEMAGQSDTGGVLLDFTIEEDCRYPIFEAMDGRRYKIKISEAIGRVSAEFIYLYPPGIPIVVPGEVLTGDLVELIMKFKDLGLPVQGMEDEAAEEIFVLEEM, translated from the coding sequence TTGATAGAAAGACCAAGATTATTAGAGAGATTAATGGATTATAGTAAATCTGATTTTTATCCATTTCACATGCCTGGACATAAGAGGCAGTATGGGAATAATGAGATAAGGAAGTTTCCTAATCCATTTTCTATAGATATTACGGAGATTGAGGGATTTGATAATCTTCATCGGCCGGAGGGAATATTAAAGGATTCTTTGGAGTGGGCTTCTGAGGTTTATGGGGCTGATAAGACTTATTATCTTGTGAATGGGAGCAGCTGTGGGATATTGAGCGCAATTAGTGCGGCGGTATCAAACAGAGGCAAGATTTTAATGAGCAGGAATTGCCATAAGTCAGCATTTCATGGAGTTTTCCTCAAGCAGTTGGAAGTCAAATATATTTATCCACAAATGATGCCGGAATTGGGGCTTCAAGGTGGAATACTGGCTGAGGATGTCGAGGAATTGTTGAAAACAAATCCAGAGGCAGAGGCAGTGCTTGTAGTATCTCCTACTTATGATGGGGTTGTTTCAGATATCAAGGCGATTGCTGATGTGGTTCATAGGTTTGGTATACCGTTAATTGTGGATGAAGCCCATGGGGCGCATTTTGCATTTGGCAGGGTGGATGAGTTTCCTGTGTCTGCATTGGAATTAGGTGCTGATGTTGTAATTCAGAGTCTTCATAAGACGCTTCCTTCCTTGACGCAGACTGCTATTTTACATGTCAGGAAGGGGTATATTGATTTAGAGAAACTGGATCGTTATATTCATATGTATCAGACTAGCAGCCCGTCCTATGTATTTATGGCTAGTATAGAGAATTGTATTGTTTACATGGATGGTGAGGGAAGAAAAAAGCTGGGTGAATTTTCTGAGTCTTTGACTAGAATGCGTAGGCGGCTGGAGGGGATGAAGCATCTGACGCTGCTTTCGGATGAAATTATTGGACAGTATGGTGTTTATGATATGGACCTGTCAAAAGTGATTGTGTCTACAAGAAATATTGTATGGTCAGGAAATCAATTAAGTGACGTGCTGCGAAAAGAGTATCATCTGGAAATGGAAATGTGCGGAGCTGACTATGTGACGGCTATAACAACCTTGGAGGATACAGAGGAAGGGCTTCAGAGGCTTTGCAGTGCATTGCTTGAGTTGGATGATCAATTGGGAGCTAGATCCGGTTCTGGAAGCATTTCTTTGCAGGAGGCTGGGGAAATGGCAGGGCAGAGTGATACTGGTGGTGTGCTTCTTGATTTTACGATTGAGGAAGATTGCAGATATCCTATTTTTGAAGCAATGGATGGCAGGCGTTATAAAATAAAAATTTCAGAGGCAATAGGTAGGGTATCAGCTGAATTTATTTATTTGTATCCGCCAGGGATTCCTATTGTTGTACCGGGTGAAGTGTTAACTGGCGATTTAGTGGAGCTGATTATGAAATTCAAGGATTTAGGGCTTCCGGTTCAGGGAATGGAAGATGAGGCGGCAGAAGAAATATTTGTTTTAGAAGAAATGTAG
- a CDS encoding lysophospholipid acyltransferase family protein, with translation MNRIVYMVIKNLCRVPFWFYRIWKFGQPGDDHSHRERYDYIRNVVKKVNKSGKVEVEVHGVENLPSEPGFILFPNHQGLFDMLALIEASPKPLSVVVKKEASNLILVKQVIHALHGFFIDRQDIKASMNIIMQMTENVKKGFNYVIFAEGTRSREGNKLLSFKGGTFKSAVNAKCPVVPVALIDCFKPFDEKSSKRQKVQICFLKPLYPEEYKTLKTTQIAEIVHDRIQEEINQKMG, from the coding sequence ATGAACCGAATTGTTTATATGGTAATAAAGAATCTATGCCGGGTCCCATTCTGGTTTTACCGAATCTGGAAGTTCGGCCAGCCAGGTGATGACCATTCCCATAGAGAGCGTTACGATTACATACGCAATGTAGTAAAAAAAGTCAATAAGTCCGGGAAAGTAGAAGTAGAAGTCCATGGAGTTGAAAATCTTCCATCCGAACCTGGTTTTATCCTTTTCCCTAACCATCAGGGACTCTTTGACATGCTGGCCCTTATCGAAGCAAGTCCAAAACCCTTAAGTGTTGTAGTAAAAAAAGAGGCTTCTAACCTGATTCTTGTAAAGCAGGTCATTCATGCCTTACATGGCTTTTTCATAGACCGTCAGGATATTAAAGCTTCTATGAATATAATCATGCAGATGACAGAGAATGTAAAAAAAGGATTCAATTATGTAATATTCGCTGAAGGAACAAGAAGCCGGGAAGGAAATAAACTCTTATCCTTTAAGGGGGGGACCTTTAAAAGTGCCGTAAATGCCAAATGTCCCGTTGTGCCTGTAGCACTGATCGACTGCTTTAAGCCATTCGATGAGAAATCCTCCAAAAGGCAGAAGGTACAGATCTGCTTTTTAAAGCCTCTCTATCCAGAAGAATATAAGACCTTAAAAACCACCCAGATAGCAGAAATCGTACACGACAGAATTCAGGAAGAAATAAATCAAAAAATGGGTTGA
- a CDS encoding Fe-S-containing hydro-lyase: MDYHINAPITKEDARKLRSGDYVYLTGTIYTARDAAHKRMIETLDRKEPLPFDIAGETIYYMGPSPAREGRPIGSAGPTTSSRMDKYTPTLLDLGMSSMIGKGKRSKEVIEAIVRNEAVYFAAVGGAGALLSKCILSSEVIAYEDLGTEAIRRLTIKDLPVIVVIDSKGSNLYETAIKAYGEEST; this comes from the coding sequence ATGGATTATCATATCAATGCTCCTATCACCAAAGAGGATGCCAGAAAGTTGAGATCAGGAGATTACGTATACTTAACAGGAACCATTTACACAGCAAGAGATGCAGCCCATAAGCGAATGATAGAAACTCTTGACCGGAAAGAGCCTCTTCCCTTTGACATAGCAGGCGAGACCATCTACTATATGGGACCCTCCCCAGCAAGAGAAGGACGCCCCATTGGATCAGCAGGACCCACCACATCAAGCCGGATGGACAAATATACGCCAACCCTTCTTGATCTTGGGATGAGCAGCATGATCGGCAAAGGAAAACGAAGCAAGGAAGTAATAGAAGCCATCGTAAGAAATGAGGCCGTATATTTTGCCGCTGTAGGAGGAGCAGGAGCCCTGTTATCAAAATGCATCCTTTCTTCAGAAGTAATAGCCTACGAAGATCTTGGAACAGAAGCCATCCGCCGACTGACAATCAAAGACCTTCCGGTTATCGTTGTCATAGACAGTAAAGGAAGCAACCTATACGAGACGGCCATAAAAGCCTATGGAGAGGAATCAACATGA
- a CDS encoding fumarate hydratase, whose translation MLRIVKSEEITRNIKEMCIEANHVLSKDMEEVFLNAVNTEKSGLGRQVLCQLQENLKIAGEDMIPICQDTGMAIVFIKVGQDVHIEGENLTDAINRGVSQGYIEGFLRKSIVEPIERINTKDNTPAIIHYEIVAGDQIDITVAPKGFGSENMSRIFMLKPADGLDGVKEAILTTVKEAGPNACPPMVVGVGIGGSFEKCAQMAKHALTRNLDEKPEIPYVRELEEEMLLKINQLGIGPGGLGGSVTALAVNVETYPTHIAGLPVAVNICCHVNRHAHRTI comes from the coding sequence ATGTTAAGGATAGTAAAAAGTGAGGAAATAACAAGAAACATTAAGGAAATGTGTATCGAAGCCAATCATGTGCTGTCAAAGGACATGGAAGAGGTCTTTTTAAATGCAGTCAATACTGAAAAATCCGGCCTTGGCCGTCAGGTCCTCTGTCAGCTGCAGGAAAATCTAAAGATTGCAGGGGAAGATATGATCCCAATCTGCCAGGATACAGGAATGGCAATTGTATTTATAAAAGTAGGCCAGGATGTACACATAGAAGGAGAAAACTTGACCGATGCCATTAACCGAGGCGTTTCCCAGGGCTATATCGAAGGATTTTTAAGAAAATCCATTGTAGAACCTATAGAGCGGATCAATACAAAAGACAATACGCCAGCCATCATTCATTATGAAATCGTAGCCGGTGACCAGATCGATATCACAGTAGCCCCAAAAGGCTTCGGAAGTGAAAACATGAGCCGTATTTTTATGCTGAAACCTGCCGACGGTCTGGATGGAGTAAAAGAAGCTATTTTAACAACGGTAAAAGAAGCTGGTCCCAATGCATGTCCGCCAATGGTAGTTGGGGTAGGAATCGGAGGCAGCTTTGAAAAATGTGCCCAGATGGCAAAGCATGCCCTGACAAGAAATTTAGATGAAAAACCTGAGATTCCATACGTCAGAGAGCTGGAAGAAGAGATGCTTCTAAAAATCAATCAGCTTGGTATTGGTCCAGGAGGCCTTGGCGGAAGTGTAACAGCTCTCGCTGTAAATGTAGAGACATATCCAACTCATATTGCCGGTCTCCCTGTTGCTGTGAATATTTGCTGCCATGTAAACAGACATGCACACCGTACTATATAA
- a CDS encoding RrF2 family transcriptional regulator → MTSEFAVAVHSVVYLNQRQITTSSEELASNVCTNPARIRKVMSKLKKAGIIETKEGLEGGYHLVKEPSDINLKQICDALDVSFVSSSWKSGDENLPCMVASGMSGVMDDIYGELNDLCRIRMEQITIEDIQGKLIRNRLILETMAGDER, encoded by the coding sequence ATGACAAGTGAATTTGCAGTCGCTGTCCATAGCGTAGTATATTTAAACCAGAGACAGATTACAACATCCAGCGAGGAGCTGGCTTCCAACGTATGCACCAACCCGGCAAGAATCCGGAAGGTAATGTCAAAGCTAAAAAAAGCAGGCATCATAGAAACCAAGGAAGGACTGGAAGGCGGTTATCATTTGGTAAAGGAACCGTCAGACATTAATTTAAAGCAGATCTGTGATGCACTGGATGTGAGCTTTGTATCCTCATCATGGAAATCAGGAGATGAAAATCTTCCCTGCATGGTTGCCTCCGGTATGTCTGGTGTCATGGATGATATATATGGAGAATTAAATGACTTATGCAGAATCAGAATGGAACAGATTACAATTGAGGACATACAGGGAAAGCTAATACGCAATCGCCTTATTTTAGAAACGATGGCAGGGGATGAGAGATAA